In one window of Nicotiana tabacum cultivar K326 chromosome 12, ASM71507v2, whole genome shotgun sequence DNA:
- the LOC107818290 gene encoding uncharacterized protein At5g43822, protein MENIVKKYQQRFRKVKEEMDTWNDLQSRLLSQFTNASSIIQRLQVLQDSKNYGALRCVEGIEEAILLKQMDSLQTILLSMNQTLEKFRSVVLSLEKMVRDGRQLVKGGSTQVTVKQLQQHVGIKPSIADCLDGLKLLCEMHQSEYRLKLSVISAISAVALKPSATDDLGALQQLLVDQPNIPKEEVQFIFDIIFAEELA, encoded by the exons ATGGAAAATATAGTCAAAAAGTATCAGCAGAGATTCAGGAAAGTGAAGGAAGAAATGGACACGTGGAATGATCTTCAATCTCGATTGCTTTCTCAGTTCACTAATGCTTCTTCTATCATTCAGAGATTACAG GTTCTTCAAGATTCTAAGAATTATGGTGCCCTGAGATGTGTTGAAGGCATTGAAGAAGCTATTTTGCTTAAACAAATGGATTCTCTTCAAACTATCTTGCTTTCTATGAATCAAACTCT GGAAAAATTTCGTTCTGTCGTGTTATCGCTTGAGAAGATGGTTCGTGATGGTAGACAGCTCGTAAAAGGGGGATCCACTCAGGTAACTGTGAAACAGCTGCAGCAACATGTTGGGATAAAACCAAGTATTGCTGATTGCTTGGATGGGCTAAAACTTCTCTGTGAGATGCACCAATCCGA GTACCGTCTTAAATTATCGGTCATATCAGCAATATCAGCAGTTGCCTTAAAACCCAG TGCAACTGATGATTTAGGTGCGCTTCAGCAACTGTTGGTTGATCAGCCTAACATCCCCAAAGAGGAAG